One Phocaeicola dorei genomic region harbors:
- a CDS encoding RagB/SusD family nutrient uptake outer membrane protein yields MRLKYNFIGLILACGLGLSSCNDSFLDRNPKDQLSDASFWKNAEDAQKFATGIYLYLIEPENHTIMTDCYTDNAIPVHVTAEQGQLSAGTATSSNPHFLQLWKNAYQCIRRCLVFYEHIGDVPMDEKEKAQLTAEVQFLEAFSYANILKYMGGASLLDHPLELNEKLPSRSSEEETYNHIVGLLDKAAASLPDIRSNSDHGKPSAGACYALKARVAFYSHKYDVAEAAARKVMGMNVYGLYDNYGDLFQPVAELCNEIIFDREYLENPKNSNEGSYIGQFFAPVMMGGWEALSPTQDLIDSYPCKDGKSIRESPFYNPEDPFADRDPRLGFSVLWNGSQIAGKTFNLNNMGDGSHTRTGYSMKKYINPDNDGINNYDWTNFIYIRYAEVLLTFAEARNENLSAPDTEVYDAVNQIRQRPSVGLPPLPSGLSKDQMREAIRLERRLEFAFEGMHLFDTRSYKTTEKDVTKPVYGINAKGESIFIETRKFNANRDYLWAIPLEEVDLAQGALKQNPGWD; encoded by the coding sequence ATGAGACTAAAATATAACTTTATAGGATTAATATTGGCATGTGGCCTTGGTCTGAGCTCTTGCAATGACAGTTTTCTGGACAGAAATCCAAAAGACCAATTATCCGACGCATCTTTCTGGAAAAACGCAGAAGATGCCCAGAAATTCGCAACCGGAATCTATCTGTATCTGATAGAACCGGAGAACCATACTATCATGACAGATTGCTACACCGACAATGCTATTCCGGTACATGTCACAGCCGAACAGGGGCAGTTGTCTGCTGGTACGGCTACTTCCAGCAATCCACATTTCCTACAATTATGGAAAAATGCCTATCAATGCATCCGCAGATGCCTGGTATTTTACGAGCATATAGGCGATGTGCCGATGGATGAAAAAGAAAAAGCGCAACTGACAGCCGAAGTACAGTTTCTCGAAGCTTTCTCATACGCTAACATATTAAAATATATGGGTGGCGCCTCCCTGCTGGATCATCCGTTGGAACTGAACGAGAAACTTCCTTCACGCAGTTCTGAAGAGGAGACTTATAATCATATAGTAGGATTATTGGATAAAGCAGCAGCCAGCTTGCCCGATATCCGCAGCAACAGTGACCACGGAAAACCGAGTGCCGGAGCCTGCTACGCACTGAAAGCCAGAGTTGCTTTCTACTCACACAAATATGATGTGGCGGAAGCCGCCGCACGCAAAGTAATGGGCATGAATGTGTATGGACTGTATGATAACTATGGTGACTTGTTCCAACCTGTAGCAGAGTTATGTAATGAAATCATCTTTGATCGCGAATATCTGGAAAACCCGAAAAACTCCAATGAAGGCAGTTATATAGGACAGTTCTTCGCTCCCGTCATGATGGGAGGGTGGGAAGCTTTATCACCTACTCAAGACTTGATAGACTCCTATCCATGTAAGGATGGCAAATCAATCAGAGAGTCTCCTTTCTATAATCCGGAAGACCCTTTTGCCGACCGTGACCCCCGTCTAGGCTTCTCCGTACTGTGGAACGGTTCGCAAATAGCAGGAAAGACTTTCAACCTGAACAATATGGGAGATGGCAGCCATACCCGTACAGGATATAGCATGAAAAAGTATATCAATCCGGACAATGACGGTATCAATAATTACGACTGGACCAACTTTATCTATATCCGCTATGCAGAAGTGCTGCTAACTTTCGCCGAGGCTCGTAACGAAAATCTGTCTGCTCCGGATACGGAAGTATATGATGCGGTCAATCAAATCCGTCAGCGTCCCAGCGTAGGTCTTCCTCCTCTGCCCTCCGGCTTGTCCAAAGACCAAATGCGCGAAGCTATCCGTTTGGAACGTCGTTTGGAATTTGCTTTCGAGGGAATGCACCTGTTTGATACCCGTAGCTATAAAACAACCGAAAAGGATGTTACTAAACCAGTATACGGGATAAATGCAAAAGGAGAAAGCATTTTTATTGAAACCCGCAAATTCAATGCCAACCGTGACTATCTGTGGGCTATCCCCTTGGAAGAGGTAGACCTAGCTCAGGGTGCACTGAAACAGAATCCGGGTTGGGATTAA